In Pseudoxanthomonas sp. SE1, the genomic stretch ATCCGCCCTGCCCCGCGCGGCGTAGGACGAACCGGTCCAGCCCCTGGAATCCAGACGCATGTCCATACACCGCCACCTGCTTGCGCTGTCGATGGGCGCCATCGGCGCCTGTGCGGCCGGTCCCGCCCGTGCGGACACCGACATCCAGCACCAGGAAGCCCGGGCCCATGCCCGCAAGGGCGAAACGCTGCTCTACCGCGAATCGCACTGGCGTTACCGGCAGGAGGGAACGGCGCGCCGGCTGGTGCTGTACCGGTGTCCGGATGGCCGTGCGTTCGCGCGCAAGACCGTGGTCGAACGCGCCATCGCCCAGGCACCGGACTTCGATTTCCAGGATGCGCGGGATGGCTATCGGGAAGGCGTGCGCAGCGGACCGCAGGGGCGCGTGGTCTACGTCCGGGCGGACGCGCGCGCTCCCCTGAAGGAACGTGCGCTGGTCGTACCCGCCGATGGCGTGATCGATGCGGGCTTCGATGCCAGCGTGCGCCGGCATTGGGCGACCCTTCGCGCCGGTGACGACGTGACCCAACCCTTCCTGCTGCCCAGCAGGATGTCCTTCGTGCCGGTACGCCTGCAGCCCGGACCGTCCGCGATGGCAGGGCATTCCCGCGCAGCGCATGACCATGCGACTGGACCGCTGGTACGGCTTCGTCGCACCCTCGATGGAACTGACCTACGCGAACATCGACCAACGCCTGCTGGAATTCGCCGGCATCGCCACCATCCGCGACAGCGCGGGGCGGCACCAGGACGTGCGCATCGTGTTCCCCGAACCCGCCAAGCCCGCCGATGCCGGCGCCCTGCAGCGCGCTTTCGCCACGCCGCTCGTGCAGCGGTGCACGTCCTGAGCGTCGTACCGCGTGCATCCGATCGCCGCCTGCACACGTATGTGCCGTGAATGCAGCGGAGACAGAGCGATGCCGGCCAGCGTTTCATCCCTCTCCACGCTGGCGGCACGCGGTCTGGCGGCCGTGCGTCGCTGGTTCGACACGCAGATGGCGGATGACGAAGACGCAGGGCGCGCCCGCGAGATCGACTGGCTGCGTGCCGTCCCCTTCATCGGCATGCACCTTGCGTGCGTGGCCGTGCTGTGGGTCGGCGTATCGCCTGCCGCGGTGATCGCGGCAGTGGCGCTCTACGCCGTGCGCATGTTCGCGATCACCGGCTTCTATCACCGCTACTTCTCGCACCGCACGTTCCGCACGTCGCGCGTGCTGCAGTTCGTGTTCGCGCTGATCGGCGCCGCCAGCGTGCAGCGCGGCCCATTGTGGTGGGCTGCGCACCACCGCAACCACCATCGCCATGCCGACACCCCCGCGGACCCGCATTCGCCCGCGGTGCACGGCTTCTGGTGGAGCCACGCGGGCTGGTTCCTCACCCGCGGCGGCTTCCGCACGGACTGGGCGCGCATTCCCGACCTTGCGCGCTATCCGGAACTGCGCTGGCTGGACCGCTACGACACCGTCGTGCCGGTGTTGCTGGCCGCCAGCCTGTATGCGGCCGGGGAACTGCTGCAGCACGTCGCGCCGCAGTGGGGAACGGACGGCCCGCAGTTGCTGGTGTGGGGCTTCTTCGTGTCCACCGTTGTGCTGTTCCATGCCACGGTCACCATCAATTCGCTGGCGCACCGCTTCGGGCGCCGCCGCTTCGACACGCACGACGACAGCCGCAACAACGTCTGGCTCGCGCTGCTGACCTTCGGCGAGGGTTGGCACAACAACCACCACTTCTTCCCTGGTACCGCGCGCCAGGGGTTCCGCTGGTGGGAGATCGACCTGACCTGGTACGGACTGCGGCTGCTCGCCCTGGTCGGCCTGGTGCAGGAACTCAAGCCCGTGCCCGCCTGGGTGCTGGCCAAGGCGAGGCATTGAGCATGCGCATCGCGATCGTGGGTTCCGGCATCGCAGGCCTGGCGTCGGCCTGGTGGCTGTCGCAGCGGCACGAGGTGGTGCTGTTCGAAGCCAACGACTACCTTGGCGGACACACGCATACGCACGCCGTCGAGCAGGCCGGGCGCGAGTACCGCATCGACAGCGGCTTCATCGTCTTCAACCCGGACCACTATCCGCTGCTGTGCGGGCTCTTCGACGAGCTTGGCGTGGCCTCGCAGCCGACCACGATGAGTTTTTCCGTGCACAGCGCGCGCAGCGGCGTGGAATACAACGCGACCTCGCTCGATACGCTGTTCTGCCAGCGCCGCAACCTGCTGTCGCCGCGCTTCTGGGGCATGCTCCGCGACCTGGCGCGTTTCTACCGCGAGGCGCCTGCATTGTTGGTCGGAGAGCAGACGGGCCCCACGCTCGGCGACTACCTGCAGGCCGGCGGCTACGGCGATGCCTTCCGCGATGAACATCTGGTGCCGATGGCATCGGCCCTGTGGTCGTCCCCGCCGCAGGGGATCCTCGCGTTTCCTGCGCGCTACCTGGTGCAGTTCATGGCGAACCACCACATGCTGACGCTGGGTGAACGCTCGCCGTGGCGCGTGGTGGCCGGCGGTTCGGCGACGTACGTGGAGGCGCTGCGTCGTCGCTGGCGCGTGCAGGAACGTTTGTCCACGCCCGTGCTGGCGGTACGGCGCGATGCGGATGGCGTCGAACTCGATACGCTGCGTGGCCGCGAACGCTTCGACCAC encodes the following:
- a CDS encoding FAD-dependent oxidoreductase; protein product: MRIAIVGSGIAGLASAWWLSQRHEVVLFEANDYLGGHTHTHAVEQAGREYRIDSGFIVFNPDHYPLLCGLFDELGVASQPTTMSFSVHSARSGVEYNATSLDTLFCQRRNLLSPRFWGMLRDLARFYREAPALLVGEQTGPTLGDYLQAGGYGDAFRDEHLVPMASALWSSPPQGILAFPARYLVQFMANHHMLTLGERSPWRVVAGGSATYVEALRRRWRVQERLSTPVLAVRRDADGVELDTLRGRERFDHVVMACHSDDALRLMHDADIRERDILGAIRYQSNDTVLHTDARLLPRRRKAWAAWNAHVPRDPSAPCTVSYCMNLLQDVVSPDPFVVTLNRSEAIDPARILKRMQYRHPVYDHAMVAAQRRRHEIQGHRRTWFAGAYWGWGFHEDGIRSARDVVDAIEALTAATAVRRDAEAVSA
- a CDS encoding fatty acid desaturase translates to MPASVSSLSTLAARGLAAVRRWFDTQMADDEDAGRAREIDWLRAVPFIGMHLACVAVLWVGVSPAAVIAAVALYAVRMFAITGFYHRYFSHRTFRTSRVLQFVFALIGAASVQRGPLWWAAHHRNHHRHADTPADPHSPAVHGFWWSHAGWFLTRGGFRTDWARIPDLARYPELRWLDRYDTVVPVLLAASLYAAGELLQHVAPQWGTDGPQLLVWGFFVSTVVLFHATVTINSLAHRFGRRRFDTHDDSRNNVWLALLTFGEGWHNNHHFFPGTARQGFRWWEIDLTWYGLRLLALVGLVQELKPVPAWVLAKARH